The Carassius carassius chromosome 5, fCarCar2.1, whole genome shotgun sequence DNA window ttttttttctctgtaacaGGTGGAAAGTATGTACCCCGTGCTGTTCTTGTGGACCTGGAGCCTGGAACCATGGATTCAGTGAGATCTGGACCATTTGGGCAGATCTTCCGACCAGATAATTTTGTCTTTGGTAAGTCTGGAATAATATGTAATTTAACTGAATAATAAATTCTAGAGCAATATGAGCCTGGTATGATCGGGGTTTCTTGAATCATAGGCCAGAGTGGTGCTGGAAACAACTGGGCCAAGGGTCACTACACAGAGGGCGCTGAGCTTGTAGACTCCGTCCTCGATGTGGTCCGTAAGGAAGCAGAAAGCTGTGATTGCCTTCAAGGCTTCCAGCTCACACATTCCCTTGGAGGCGGCACTGGGTCAGGCATGGGCACGCTCCTCATCAGTAAAATCCGTGAGGAGTACCCAGACCGCATCATGAACACCTTCAGCGTGGTGCCCTCACCCAAAGTCTCAGACACCGTTGTGGAGCCTTATAATGCCACGCTGTCTGTCCATCAACTGGTGGAGAACACAGATGAAACTTATTGCATCGACAATGAGGCGCTGTATGACATCTGTTTCCGTACACTCAAACTCACTACTCCCACCTACGGTGATCTCAACCACCTTGTGTCTGCCACGATGAGCGGGGTCACCACCTGTCTGCGCTTCCCTGGTCAGCTCAACGCTGATCTGCGCAAACTGGCTGTCAACATGGTACCTTTCCCCCGTCTGCATTTCTTCATGCCGGGCTTCGCCCCTCTCACCAGCAGGGGGAGCCAGCAATACCGGGCTCTTACGGTgcccgagctcacccagcagatgtTTGATGCCAAGAACATGATGGCTGCTTGTGACCCCCGCCACGGCCGCTATCTCACCGTTGCTGCTGTTTTCCGAGGCCGCATGTCCATGAAGGAAGTGGATGAGCAGATGCTGAATGTCCAAAACAAGAACAGCAGCTATTTTGTGGAATGGATCCCCAATAATGTCAAGACCGCTGTGTGTGACATCCCACCTCGAGGTCTCAAAATGGCAGCCACGTTCATTGGCAACAGCACTGCCATTCAGGAGCTGTTCAAGCGCATCTCCGAGCAGTTCACTGCTATGTTCAGGCGCAAGGCCTTCTTGCATTGGTACACAGGTGAGGGGATGGATGAGATGGAGTTCACAGAGGCTGAGAGCAACATGAATGACTTGGTGTCTGAGTACCAGCAGTACCAAGATGCCACTGCCGAAGAGGAGGGAGAATTTGaagaagagggagaggaggagctgGCATAAAAGGGTTGAATGCTAAAGTTTTTGTTCACTGTTCTGTTCAGTTTCCTTGTTCTTTGTTTTGTCTTTCTGTTCTCTTACTTTCACAAGCAGCTAAAAGCTctcaatgtaaacaaatgtgtaattaaagcTCTAAATTTGACCGCATTCTTTTGGGTGTCTTGTCTTTGGCTTCTTTTCCTTGTATTATACCATTTGTTCGTTGTATAGCAATACAAAAAATTTGTAagattacatttctttaaaaatgaaaaacatcccATTTTAATACTTAAATCAGTGTGCAGATCATTAAATGTGCCAACCTGCATTCAAAATGTGATTTCACACACAGATACAACACTGGTAGATTTCAAAGTGCTTTTTAAAGGTCCTAGTTAAGAAAATGCACTCTCAAAATCCCCCTCAAATTTAATGAAATGTAGCATTGGTCATTTTGTCTTGTGTTAAAGTctagaaaatgtataataatctacaacgtgtatatatatagaaatgtatttttaaggtCAAAACGCAGTAAGTCAAGAATATTAAATCATTGTATAAACGTATTATAGCCTGTTATAGAGAAATCCTTATCAAATATTGAGAttataacctttttttatgtatattgtcTTGTTAAAAAGtctataaaatgaataataatctaCATGGTATATTATCTATAACACAGAAGCTAGTTAAGGAATCTTTAGAGAAGTATTTCTAAGGTCAATACGCAGTAAGTCAAGAATATTAAATGACATATATAAACGTATAAATATACGTATAAACTTATTATAGCCTGTTATAATAACATCCATATccttttggcagatgcttttatcctgaATGAATTATATTACAGTCaagaatttttgttttcttctttttttccgcTTCATTTTCTGGGAGTCAAACCCCATGACCTTTGCATTGCTAGTGTCATGCTTTGCTGGACCTTCAAAGATGAATATGAAAAGTTTCAGTCTGCTATTAGAAATAGTTAATTAacggaattttttttaatgttttgattactGCTGGTATTTAAATTTTTAGCTAAATGTAAAATACCACTGTTATTTTTGTGTCGATTTTCTGTTCTCGCCGGCAGATGGCGATAGAAAGTTACTAAAAAGATCGATCATGAGGTATAACTAATTCCAATTCAAATCCTCTGGTCTTTTAAACTATGATTGGTGACGAGATGTTCTGTCTTTAAACTGGAAAGGTATGTGAACCAGATTTACACAGTTTATTCAGTTTAGTATGTTACACATGTAAAAGAGAAAATAACTTATGAAACCACATAAAATTTTGCACAAGAGTGTTGTCACTCTGCTGAGTCTTCCACACCTTTCTTAATCTCGATTTGTTGAGCTTtgctaaaatatacaaaatgtaatCAAAGCAGATCTAATTATTAACTTGAAGCTCCTTTAACGCAACAAAGATTACATTAATTAACGTGACACAACAATCTGGCCCAATTTCATGGAACATTGAAGGAAGAAAGCTCCTAGTTGAATTGCTTTCAGTCAACACCGGAGGAGAAGGGGGAAGGAACATTAATTGAGTCAACTAGCTGTGTTGTGAGTTTAAGATCGCAGATGAGGGCTTCATTTATTGAGTAATGGTGTCTTAAGTTTGTAGTGTTTAGATGCTTCCAGTCACCATTGGTATTGCCTTTCTCTAATCAGTTTCCTGTAGATTGACAAGTGTCATACTTCTGTCTACAGACTAGCTTTAATGCTCTAAATTTATTATATTTGGGGATGGACAGTTTATCAGTAGGCCACCATATCAGTTATTGGCCtgtattggatatttaatttagtttggatattttacatttagattacatttgttgTAATTTAACACTAAGTTTAACACATTAAGTTAATCTATAAAAACACTAATGCAATGTATTGAATATacgtttttatactgtacatcataatgttgtgatgcctaaaattCTATTAAATTGATTGAACAGTTTtacaattaatgaaataatttatcacacaaatagttttttttatatatccacCATTCATCAGTGCTAAGCTATAACATGATCAACTTACAGAATTTTAACATTGGTGCATCccattttatttatacttttttaaaaatttttattttatggcaaaTGTTTGACAAAATTTTGTGAACTTGTACTAAATAGTGAAATCCAGCATGTATTGCTGTAcatttattaatagtaaaatgaaataataagaaaaaacataaaacaattttattatcttgaatttttttatatttttgaattttgatacaatactgttattttcatctggaGTATATAGAAGTATATAGAAGTACAGTAGCATGGTAAAGTACCACAGAAGTTTCTTGTAAATTCTATTTTAGAGTCTCTGTAATCCATATCTTGGATTACATAGAAAGAGGTAATACaagtaaaatacaataaaattaaataattcaaaagcaTAGAGCAAAAGGCAAGACTTTCATACCATAAAAAAATGAAGAATTGGTTTTGTAAAAGGTTCGAAACAGATTGTAGTCTGATACTGTGAGCACCAGCTCATGTGAGAGCCGCTAATGTGATCTTTTGTTGTCTCAGCTTTCACAACCTAATGCATGCATATTATTCCTTTTAATTGGTTTTTGTGATTTTATACCTCATCCATATGGCACTGGAAAAAGCTTCTGTCTGAGCAACATAAATCCTCTGTTTTAGCACTGCTATGTACACAATGTTGATGAAGCTCTCTAAACAGATGATGGATTGCTCTTTAACAGCCAAAGCAACTTCACTGTCACTGCCACTGAAAAGAGAGAtgcggggagagagagagatagtatgTGCTATGAGATGCAGAGCGTGGCGGCAGCAAGAGGTGTGAAACATAAATTAGGATGGTTTTAGGCTGCACAGATGGGCCTCTGCCACTCTATATACTGCATACAAATGCTTAGAGCCTGAGGAGCACCTCTTCATACAAACAGATTGAATGGGCCACCCGTATAAGCCAGTCCACAATGACTGTGACTGTACATGAGGACACAGACTGTTGAAAGGATAAATTTAATGAATGTGTGCTTTATGACTCtcacaaatttaattaatttttttgcatagtCTTTTTTTACCTTCTGAAATTTCTTCTTGTCTTTTTTGGCTTTTGACAAGGCCTTTTTAGAAACCCCATCCAAAAGCTATTAGAGCCATATGTGCTAAGTTTATCAAGTAAAATTGATCTGGCAgagaataaatatgaataatgaaATCTAGGAATGACAAATAAGAAGCAAGTTGAGCTGCAGACATTTGATAAAGTTATTATAcactcagaaataaaggtacaaaagctgtcactggggctagtaccttttaggtactaatatgtactcttgaggtactaatatgtaccattaAGGTACTAATATTGACCTTTTAGGTACAAAGGTGaaacttttgaaaaggtaccgccccagtgacagtttTTGAACCTTAATTTCTGAGAGTGTTTATGTAtgtcaaaatgaaaacaattataAGTCGCCTACTTCATTATAAATACAGCTCATTCAATACAAGTACTGCATTCTTGGTagtgtgtcttttttttaaagttcatcaaagttgtcctaagacaagaatgcTCTTTGGgtttaggttttaggacaactttgatgaaaggttttgatccacttcaaatgttgactaatataaatttagtttatactgtacactactgttcaaatgtttggggttctGTAAGATAAGAAGTCTCTTAAGATGTAGTCACATTTACTGTTTGGTGAAACAAAATGCAGTAATTTCAGTAGGAATCTACGCAATCAGGAGTGTCGCAAGAGAGCAAAAAAGCTCCCTTATGATTGCacttgtgttggttggttggTTTACTGTGCTGACCATCAGAAATCTGCTTGTTTTAAAAGTGACATCTGTGTGAGCAGGGCTAcacaaatcattataatatgctgatttggtgctcaagtaataTTCCTTATAAGCAATGCTGAAAACTGCCCATAAGGCCTATAAATTGTAAAAGTTCAAGGCCTTTTTAAACTTTGTAAAATTCTAAGCTTTCAACACAATATTAAAAGTTTGCTTTGAAAAGCTTTGCTTGTTAAATGAATTTCTCTGAATTTTGgttcattttaaattacattcaaaTCTGAAATGCAATTCTGCATCCCGTTTGCTACCTCATTTCCAATACAATTTAAGTCCATGAATGGAAGTAGAACTCACAAAGAAATTCTAAATTCAATTCCAAGTGTGGCACGACCATGCGTCACAGGCCTCCAAATACTCCCCATACCAAGCTGCTTTGAAAAATATCACATTGCCCTACTTGCTTTGTTCTTGACAGTTCACTTTGACGTGAGGAAATTGGCCAAGCGGCACTTCTCCCctattttttccctctctccAGTCGCTCTCCTCCTCGCCCGAGGCGCGTGTGTGTGGTTGTCAACACGCGTGTCTATGTGCGGAGCTGATGGCTTCCGTCGTGCAGGGTGCCACACATGCAAAAGGGGTCCTGTCACTCACTCAGAGCGGCCATATGTGTGCCTGCGTGAGCTCAATGCCAGCGGCAGAGGCTCCCGCCAGAAGACATTAGGGGAGCAGTGGGGCGTCATTACTCAGACACCATGATTGATTAACCGTGAATCAGGAGCACCAGGGCCCCTTGAAAGCCCAATGCTGATGGGAGGAGGGAGCCCCCTGCAGATGTGGGGGTGTAATTGCATCAAGGCTTGGCAGGAGGAAAAGTAGGCAGGGGAGACAAACACACAGTTGAGTGCCCTCATTAGTGAGGGAATGAGATCAGTGTTTCTCCTGATGGAGCCGGTCGGGTATGTGGCAGCGATCGTTTAAATATAGCTATTAGATGGCTGAGCTGAATCTTGGGAATCTTGGCGCTGCAAACACATGAAATTAAATAAGCAAATAGCAACTGAggcctttggaaaaaaaaaaacataattatttcatGTGTATCTACATTTAGGTTCAGATTCACGAGGTGTTGCAGTGAGCAGCAGAGCTGATCAGAAACTGCTGAAGAATAAggacattttctcttttttttctcctctaaCACTCTGATCCTTAGCGGTAGGGAAGCTCGGATGAGATGATGATCCCTTAATGGCCCCCTGCCCTTCCGCTCCCTCTTCTCCATGTCCCGGAGCCATGCAGCGCATTTGTGTGCTGTGGAGGGGTGACTAATGAAATCCAGTGAGAGGCAGCCAGCCCTGGGAATCCGACACTAATGTTTTGTTTGGTATTAAGATGCGCAAAGGCAACTCAAACTCCCACTGACTTGGACGCGAAAACATTTGGAATGGGCTCATCAATCAAGCCCCTCCACGCTGGAACTGTCTAATCCTGGGGTGCGTCACGCGCCGTGGTGACACATCGAACACGGCGCACACACATTAAATGTCATTCACACATGTAtgaatttaaagttaaaaaagtgtCTTACAAACTGACATTAGTGGAAAAGTCTTTGGGTGCTTGGATTTTCCCTCTGGAATTTTCCCTCTGAATATTCattcagtgagcgagtgaagaaaACAGGGCATTTTAGCAATGACTCATCTAGACACCTTTGATTGGTCATTGctttcataagctcaacagcatcttgtgtgattggttaatgCGCATTGCTGTAAACACTCATCTgtatctggctcagcgccagccaacgaacgcagatttgaatttagcagctgatgaagCGCTGAATGTTCTTGCTGGTGTGATTgtttcaaatatagaaaatattattcGGTTATTTTTGTCCTTTGGGAGCTGCATTCAAAATCAACTTAGCTcaaaaatctgagggggcacgaaTGGGAATGGCCCCTCTGACTGGGGAAACCACTCATTTTACCGCTCCAAAAGCAGCATCTAGTGGCAAAGAATTAATTTTCTTGTGGGCggacaatatgctaatgtttcatgttgatgtcaacatTAAAACGTcttgggattcgttttaaaaacgaCTGGTTTCagtgattcagagtcgactctttcttttgagagacaataactttatagctatacggtgcactttcagatttaaaactttgcaggatgttttcattcatttagagctgtgttacacactgcatgaaaggtaattttcaaaaatctataattaatagaactgtacattttaaataatttaactgcaTTTGACCTAGTTTACATTTATTGGTCTGAAACCATCTTATTATTTGTCTGTAAAAtctttacttaaagggttagttcacccaaaaattaaaattatgtaattaatgactcaccctcatgttgttccaaacccgtaagacctccgttcatcttcggaacacagtttaagatattttagatttagtctgagagctttctgtccgtCCATTGAAAatctgtgtacggtatactgtccatggttagaaaggtaataaaaacatcatcaaagtactccatgtgacatcagagggtcagttagaatttgttgaagcatcgaaaatacattttggaacgacatggacaATATTGTACTATAAAGTACTACAATGTATTATATACTGGTTGTATATAGAGTTTGATACTCTAAATTGTACACTATATATTATGTTGTGTAAAAAAGGTGTGTGGGGGGGGTATTCTTTCCTTTGCATCTATATTGTACAGTTTTCCTATTTGGAAATGGATTAATGTTTGTGGAATTCCTcaaaccaatcagtctctcaacGGTTAGTGAGCGAGGGCTGGTGCGTCAGTCAGCTGAGATTAGGGCCCATGATGACAGAGATTTAGGTAGACTGGAGCACACACTGTCACACCTCTCTGTGGTGAGCTTTAATCAGAAGAGTACACATCACTAATGCCATACATTGATTGATGAGTGAACGTTCTCTGGGGGCTTTTCCTCCTGATTGTGACTCGCAATACAAAACCAACTTTGTTTTTTCGCAATCTAGTCCACTTTCTTTCACAATATGAAGTAACGAGGACATGATTACAGTGAAATTCCGgttcacattttttaaaaagcaaactgGTAGGGGACTTCTTTGGGAGATTTGTTGGTGTGTCTTGCTTAAGACGGTATCTGAATGTCTGAACAGGCCTAAGTGGAGCACGACTCTGTCTCTGCTGGATTGTAGGCTTGTAGGTCACGACTGAAGTTACTAATGCTGTAGCTATATGAAATGTGCAAGTTCATTATAAATCAGTGGATCATTTTTTCATACCACAACCTCATCatttatttgctattttttttataaatctgtcTGATCTATCTCATCATTCCCTAATAAattcatttgaaaaacaaaagtaGATGCTTAATGGATCTAAATGGCAGATACGACTTTGAGGTTGCATGATTTTAACCACCAGGAGGCAGCGGCAGGCAACCACTGGAGAAGATTGAGACACACTCAGCTTTTGTTGTAAATTAGCAGGTACTAAACACACCTGGAAAATGATCCGTTTCACTATAGGGTGGCCATTTTATAGCAGGGGGAAA harbors:
- the LOC132141249 gene encoding tubulin beta-4B chain, with protein sequence MREIVHLQAGQCGNQIGAKFWEVISDEHGIDPTGTYHGDSDLQLERINVYYNEATGGKYVPRAVLVDLEPGTMDSVRSGPFGQIFRPDNFVFGQSGAGNNWAKGHYTEGAELVDSVLDVVRKEAESCDCLQGFQLTHSLGGGTGSGMGTLLISKIREEYPDRIMNTFSVVPSPKVSDTVVEPYNATLSVHQLVENTDETYCIDNEALYDICFRTLKLTTPTYGDLNHLVSATMSGVTTCLRFPGQLNADLRKLAVNMVPFPRLHFFMPGFAPLTSRGSQQYRALTVPELTQQMFDAKNMMAACDPRHGRYLTVAAVFRGRMSMKEVDEQMLNVQNKNSSYFVEWIPNNVKTAVCDIPPRGLKMAATFIGNSTAIQELFKRISEQFTAMFRRKAFLHWYTGEGMDEMEFTEAESNMNDLVSEYQQYQDATAEEEGEFEEEGEEELA